In Massilia sp. METH4, the genomic window CGAGCTCCTCGCGCAGTTCCGCGCGGGTGAGCTTCCTCGTGTAGGCACCGGTCAGCAGGTTTTCCTCGATCGTCAGGTGGCCGAAGCAGTGGCGGCCCTCCATCACCTGCGCCAGGCCCCGCGTCACCAGTTCGTTCGGCGTGAGCTGGTCCACGCGCTCGCCGTTGAAGCGCACTTCGCCCTTCGTCACGTCGCCCCGCTCGCCGCGCAGCAGCGTGGAGATCGTCTTCAGGGTGGTGGACTTGCCCGCGCCGTTGGCGCCCAGCAGGGCCACGATGGACCCTTTCGGCACTTCCAGCGACACGCCTTTCAGCACGAGGATCACGTGATCGTAGATCACCTCGATATTGTTGACGGAAAGGCCGGTCATGGCATGCAGGCCGGCTTGATGTTCTTCTCGGCCGCGTATTTGTTCGACGAGTCGTCGACGAGCTTCTTCACCAGCGCGCGGTCGCCCACGATCCAGTTCGGCGTGATGGCATTCCACTTCTTGCCGTCCCATTGCTGTACCTTCACGGCGCCGGAACCCTCATGGTCTTCGCAGCTCGTCTTTACGGTGGGGAACATGTTCACGGCGCCGATCGCCTTTTGCCGCGCCGCGTCGAGATTCAGGTGTTCGAGTCCCCAGCGCAGCTGCTCGCCTGTCACCGGCTTGCCCTTGCCGAACTTGTCCTGCGCGGTGCGCATCGCTTCCACGAACAGGATGCCGGCCGTCACGCCGCGCATGTGATACACGGAGCCGATGCGGGCCTGGTCGGCCAGGTTGCCCTTGCCGGTCTTGTAGAGCTTCGCGCGGATCTCGTCCAGCACCGGGTAGTTGCCGGGCGTGTTGAACGACATCGCCGTATAGCCCTTGGCGGCGTCGCCGGAAGGCACGGTGTCTTCTTCGGACCCGGCCCACCACACGCCCAGGATCTTCTCGCGCGGGAAGCCGTTGCGCTGCGCCGTCTTGATCGCCACCGAATTCATCACGCCCCAGCCCCACAGGATCACGTGGTCGGGCCGCGCCTGGCGGATCTGCAGCCACTGCGCCTGCTGCTCGCTGCCGGGCGGCGCCACGGGGATCTTCACGAGCTCGAAGCCCTGTTGCGTCGCCAGCGCTTCCAGCACCGGCAAAGGTTCCTTGCCGAACGCGGAATCGTGGTACAGGTGCACGATCTTCTTGCCCTTCAGCGAGCCGCCGTTCTTGTCCGCCAGGTATTTCACCATGGCCGCGGCCTGGCTCCAGTAGCTGGAGATCAATGGGAACACGTAAGGGAACACCTTGCCGTTGGCGGCGTCCGACCGGCCGTAGCCGATCATCGTCATCGGGATCTTGTCCTTCGGGATGCGGTCGAGGATGCCGTAGGCGATGCTGGTCGACAGCGGCTCGACCAGCGTGGCGCCGCCGCGCTGAGTCTTCAGCCGTTCGTAGCATTCCACGCCGCGCGATGGGTTGTATTCCGTCTCGCATTCCTGCCAGGCGATCTTCACGCCATTGACGCCGCCGGCCGCGTTGACGAGCGAGAAGTAGTCGATGATGCCCCCATAGAAGCCGGAACCGCCGGAGGCATATGGCCCCACGCGGTAGGAGGGCAGGGCAACGAACTGTTCCTGCGCGAAGGCCGGCGCGATGGCGCCTGCCAGCACGGCGCCGAAAACGAGGGAGGGCAGCAGCTTCATGATGGTCTCCTGTGATTGTTCTAATGTGATTGTTCTAATGCGGGAATGGCCATAAACGCAGTTTTTCCTTGCCGATCTGCCACAGGCGCGCCAGGCCATGCGGCTCCACGATCAGGAAGAAGATGATGAGGGCGCCGAACACCATCAGTTCGAGGTTCGACGCCACGCTGGTGGGCAGCGCGAGGCCGTGCGCGACGATGTTCAGGAACACCGGCAGCAGCACGATGAAGGCGGCGCCCAGGAAGGAGCCGAGGATCGAGCCCACGCCGCCGATGATGATCATGAACAGGATGCGAAACGACAGGTCGAGGTTGTAGGCTTCCGGCTCCACCGTGCCCAGGTAGGCGAATGCGTACAGTGCGCCAGCCACGCCGCAGTAGAACGAACTCACGGCAAAGGCCAGCAGCTTGGTGCGCAGCGGGCGGATGCCGACCACCTCGGCGGCCATGTCCATGTCGCGCACCGCCATCCAGGACCGCCCCACGTTCGAGCGCACCAGATTCTTCGCCAGCAGCGCGAGCAGCGCCACCACCAGCAGCACCAGCACGTACTTGCGCTGCGGCGTGTCGAAGGCATAGCCCATGATCTCGATCTGCTGCGCGGTGATCACGCCGGAGGGGCTGTAGTTGGTCAGCCACGAGATCTTCGTCAGGCACCAGATCACGAAGAATTGCGTGGCCAGCGTGGCGGCGGCCAGATAGAAGCCCCTGATGCGCAGCGAGGGCAGGCCGAACGCGATGCCCACCAGGGCCGCGCACAGCCCGCCGAGCACGAAGGCCAGCAGCATGGGAATGCCGGGGATGCGCGCCACGAAGTTCCACGAGGCGAAGGCGCCCACGGCCATGAACGCGGCCGTGCCCAGCGACAGCTGGCCGGCATAGCCGGTGAGGATGTTCAAGCCCAGCGCCGCCAGAGAAAAGATCAGGAAGGGGATGAGGATCGCCGACAGCAGGTAGGGCGAGGCGATGAAGGGCACCGCCAGCACGGCCACGGCCAGCGTGGCGAGCAGGAAGATGCGGTCTTGCCGGATCGGCAGGATCTGGCCGTCGGCCTCGTAGGTGGTGCGGAATTGCCCGGCTTCGCGGTAGAACATGTCAGATCCTCCGGATGATCTTTTCGCCGAACAGCCCTTCCGGCCGCACCAGCAGGAACAGCAGCGCCAGCACGTAGGGGAACCAGCCCTCGATGCCGCCGCCGACGAGGGGGCCGATATACACCTCGGCCAGCTTCTCGGACGCACCGATGATCAGGCCGCCGACGATGGCGCCGGGCACCGACGTGAAGCCGCCGAGGATCAGCACCGGCAAGGCTTTCAGGGCAATGAAGGTGAGCGCGAACTGCACGCCATTGCGCGCGCCCCACAACAGGCCGGCCACCAGGGCCACCACGCCCGCCACGGCCCACAGGATGGCCCAGATGCGCTGGAGTGGAATGCCGACCGCCAGCGCGGCCTGGTGATCGTCCGCCACGGCGCGCAATGCACGCCCGACCTTCGTTTTCGCGAACAGCAGCGCCAGCACGGCGACGAGCACGCCGCAGATGGCGGCCGCCGTCACGTCGAACTGCGACACGACGATATTGAAACGGTCCAGCAGCGATTGCAGCGGCACGTCCTCGATCGGCAGCGGCAGCTGGCGCACCTGGGCGCCCCAGATCAGCTGCGCCAGCCCTTCCAGGAAGAAGGCCAGGCCGATGGTGGCCATGAACAGCGTGATCTCCGGCTGGTTCACCAGCGGGCGCAGCACCACGCGCTCGATGGCGATGCCGAGGATGATCATCGCGACGATGGTGGCCGGGATGGCCAGCCACAGCGACATGCCGAACTTGTCCATCAGGCCCACGCAGGTCAGCGCCGCGAAGAACACCATGGCGCCCTGGGCGAAATTGAACACTCCGGACGCCTTGTAGATCAGCACGAAGCCGATGGCCACCAGCGCATACATCACGCCGGAGAGGAGGCCTCCGATCAGCACTTCGAAGAAGAAGTTAATGTCCATGCCGGCCCTCCGCTAAAGCTCCGGGCGCTCGACCGGCGGAAGGCATGCCTTCCGAAACCCCGGCTCGCCCCAAGTAAGCCTTGATCACTTCCGGATTGTTGCGCACCTCGTCCGGCGTGCCGTCGCCGATCTTGCGCCCGTAGTCGAGCACCACCACCCGGTCCGAAATATCCATCACCACGCCCATGTCGTGCTCGATCAGCACGATCGTCGTGCCGAACTGGTCGTTCACGTCGAGGATGAAGCGGCACATGTCCTGCTTCTCTTCCACGTTCATGCCGGCCATCGGTTCGTCCAGCAGCAGGATTTCCGGCTCGGCGGCCAGGGCGCGCGCCAGCTCCACGCGTTTCTGCAGACCGTAGGGCAGGCGCCCGACGGGCGTCTTGCGGATGTGCTGGATTTCCAGGAAGTCGATGATTTCCTCCACCTTGCGGCGGTGCGCGATTTCCTCGCGCCGGGCCGGCCCCCAGTACAGCGCCTGGAGCAGGAAATTCGATGTCATCTTGAGGTTGCGGCCGGTCATCACGTTGTCCAGCACCGTCATGCCCTTGAACAGGGCGATGTTCTGGAACGTGCGGGCAATGCCCGACTTCGCCGCCGCGTGGCAATCCATGCTGCGGCGGTGCCGGCCGCGGAACACGA contains:
- a CDS encoding ABC transporter substrate-binding protein; this translates as MKLLPSLVFGAVLAGAIAPAFAQEQFVALPSYRVGPYASGGSGFYGGIIDYFSLVNAAGGVNGVKIAWQECETEYNPSRGVECYERLKTQRGGATLVEPLSTSIAYGILDRIPKDKIPMTMIGYGRSDAANGKVFPYVFPLISSYWSQAAAMVKYLADKNGGSLKGKKIVHLYHDSAFGKEPLPVLEALATQQGFELVKIPVAPPGSEQQAQWLQIRQARPDHVILWGWGVMNSVAIKTAQRNGFPREKILGVWWAGSEEDTVPSGDAAKGYTAMSFNTPGNYPVLDEIRAKLYKTGKGNLADQARIGSVYHMRGVTAGILFVEAMRTAQDKFGKGKPVTGEQLRWGLEHLNLDAARQKAIGAVNMFPTVKTSCEDHEGSGAVKVQQWDGKKWNAITPNWIVGDRALVKKLVDDSSNKYAAEKNIKPACMP
- a CDS encoding branched-chain amino acid ABC transporter permease; translation: MFYREAGQFRTTYEADGQILPIRQDRIFLLATLAVAVLAVPFIASPYLLSAILIPFLIFSLAALGLNILTGYAGQLSLGTAAFMAVGAFASWNFVARIPGIPMLLAFVLGGLCAALVGIAFGLPSLRIRGFYLAAATLATQFFVIWCLTKISWLTNYSPSGVITAQQIEIMGYAFDTPQRKYVLVLLVVALLALLAKNLVRSNVGRSWMAVRDMDMAAEVVGIRPLRTKLLAFAVSSFYCGVAGALYAFAYLGTVEPEAYNLDLSFRILFMIIIGGVGSILGSFLGAAFIVLLPVFLNIVAHGLALPTSVASNLELMVFGALIIFFLIVEPHGLARLWQIGKEKLRLWPFPH
- a CDS encoding branched-chain amino acid ABC transporter permease; its protein translation is MNFFFEVLIGGLLSGVMYALVAIGFVLIYKASGVFNFAQGAMVFFAALTCVGLMDKFGMSLWLAIPATIVAMIILGIAIERVVLRPLVNQPEITLFMATIGLAFFLEGLAQLIWGAQVRQLPLPIEDVPLQSLLDRFNIVVSQFDVTAAAICGVLVAVLALLFAKTKVGRALRAVADDHQAALAVGIPLQRIWAILWAVAGVVALVAGLLWGARNGVQFALTFIALKALPVLILGGFTSVPGAIVGGLIIGASEKLAEVYIGPLVGGGIEGWFPYVLALLFLLVRPEGLFGEKIIRRI
- a CDS encoding ABC transporter ATP-binding protein: MLMNEPDTLFHARRETGPVILDLRRISLSFGGVKALTDISFDVREHEIRAIIGPNGAGKSSMLNVINGVYRPQQGEIVFRGRHRRSMDCHAAAKSGIARTFQNIALFKGMTVLDNVMTGRNLKMTSNFLLQALYWGPARREEIAHRRKVEEIIDFLEIQHIRKTPVGRLPYGLQKRVELARALAAEPEILLLDEPMAGMNVEEKQDMCRFILDVNDQFGTTIVLIEHDMGVVMDISDRVVVLDYGRKIGDGTPDEVRNNPEVIKAYLGRAGVSEGMPSAGRAPGALAEGRHGH